Genomic segment of Iocasia fonsfrigidae:
CCCCTGACGGCTAATATCCAGTCTTTCAGCAATCTCAGCCAGAGATAAATCTTGAAAATAATATAACTCCATAGCCTCCTGTTGTTTATCAGTTAATAATTTCCCATAGAAATCAAACAACATACCAATCTCTATAACCTTTTCTAACAATACTACCACCTGCTTGTGTTAAGTAAAACTACTTTACATGTTCATAGTTTATATGATAATGAAACTGTTGTCAAGTATGGAATAAAAAATTATTAAATCCATATATCTTTTCATGAATAAAGTGACATAACGGACATCCAGACTTAATCAACAATCATTAATATTTTCTTAGAACTATTTTTTACATAAAGTTAACTACTTATCATAAACCAGACCAATATATTTACTGGACGACTCTAGAAATTGTCTGGAGGCATGGACGCCGAAAGACAATTTCTCGACAGTAAACGAAGGCAGGACGCCGTAGTATACGACAAGGTAAGTAAATATATTGGTCGGCCTTTAAAGTTATCAATTTAAAAAATCACATAATTCCCTAAGATCAATAAAGCTGTTAGCATTTCCGCTAACAGCTTAAATAATAATCTAATTTATTTACTAATCTGTACTGGCAATCTCTTCTTCCGGCTCAACCAGAATATGCCTGTCATTAAAACCATCATATAACTGATTAGGTCTAAAAATTCTATTTTTAACTTCCATATGCTCTACCCAATGTGCTGACCACCCCATAATCCTTCCCAGTACAAATACTGTAGTAAAGTAATGCGGTTCAATACCCAGAGCTTTCATAACAAGGCCTGACCAGAAGTCAACATTAGGATAGAGTTTCTTGCCAGATAAAACATCGAGAACAACCCGTTCCATCTTTTGAGCAGTCTTATACAAGTCTCCTAATTCATCATCAATATCTAGCGGATTATCCTCAGCAAATATCCTGGGAAGAATCTTATTTTTAGTAAATAAGGCCCTGGGATCATAGGTCTTATAGACACGATGACCGATACCCATAATCTTTTCACCTTTTGCTAATACACTACCAATATAGGATTCTACTTTGTCAGGACTGCCGATCTCCTGCAGCATTTTCAAGACACGCTCATTTGCTCCACCATGTAAAGGACCTGATAATGAATTAATAGCAGAAGCAACAGACGCATAAATACTTGCCTTTGAAGAACCAACAGCCCTTACAGAAAATGTGCTATTATTCATTGTATGATCAGCATGGAGTATCAACAATTTTTCGAAAATATCTACCCATTCCTCATCATCTGCTAAATCCTGATTAAAACAATATAAACAGTACTGTGCATAA
This window contains:
- a CDS encoding citrate/2-methylcitrate synthase translates to MIKKIRDCLSDIKDPDLKEHYSQLVFTLLEKGYFPGLAGVPVAKSGISHIDGEKGILTYRGYPVQELAEHCSYEDVAFLLLNGDLPLRNEKNILQKQFLVHRDVDRDIAKAVIAMPEELHPMYMLSASVLQLQANDNLCFTVDNYNQNLFRAIRLVAKLPTIIGISRTRDAEFAADKEFDSYAQYCLYCFNQDLADDEEWVDIFEKLLILHADHTMNNSTFSVRAVGSSKASIYASVASAINSLSGPLHGGANERVLKMLQEIGSPDKVESYIGSVLAKGEKIMGIGHRVYKTYDPRALFTKNKILPRIFAEDNPLDIDDELGDLYKTAQKMERVVLDVLSGKKLYPNVDFWSGLVMKALGIEPHYFTTVFVLGRIMGWSAHWVEHMEVKNRIFRPNQLYDGFNDRHILVEPEEEIASTD